From Blastochloris viridis, one genomic window encodes:
- a CDS encoding ABC transporter ATP-binding protein, whose translation MTDHIVTDYIVETDGLSRDFKGFTAVDSVSLKIRRGTIHALIGPNGAGKTTCFNLLTKFLEPSRGAITFNGRDITRLRPADVARLGMVRSFQISATFGHLTALENVRVALQRPLGTSFQFWRSDASLARLNDRAMALLGDVGLAEFAAVPAVELSYGRKRALEIATTLALDPEMLLLDEPTSGMGHEDVGRIAALIRRVANNRTVLMVEHNLSVVAGLSDTITVLARGQILAEGPYSEVSENPEVIEAYMGTGHA comes from the coding sequence ATGACCGACCATATCGTCACCGACTATATCGTCGAGACCGACGGGCTTTCGCGGGATTTCAAGGGATTCACCGCGGTCGATTCGGTGTCGCTGAAGATCCGCCGCGGCACCATCCACGCCCTGATCGGCCCCAACGGCGCCGGCAAGACCACCTGTTTCAACCTGCTCACCAAGTTCCTGGAGCCCTCGCGCGGCGCGATCACCTTCAACGGCCGCGACATCACCCGCTTGCGGCCGGCCGACGTCGCCCGCCTCGGCATGGTGCGCAGCTTCCAGATCTCCGCCACGTTCGGCCACCTCACTGCGCTGGAAAACGTGCGCGTGGCGCTGCAGCGCCCGCTCGGCACCTCGTTCCAGTTCTGGCGGTCGGACGCGAGCCTCGCGCGGCTCAACGACCGCGCCATGGCGCTGCTCGGTGACGTCGGCCTTGCCGAGTTCGCCGCGGTGCCGGCGGTGGAACTGTCCTACGGCCGCAAGCGGGCGCTGGAGATCGCCACCACGCTGGCGCTCGACCCCGAGATGCTGCTGCTCGACGAGCCGACCTCCGGCATGGGACACGAGGACGTCGGCCGCATCGCCGCGCTGATCCGGCGGGTGGCGAACAACCGCACCGTGCTGATGGTGGAGCACAATCTCTCGGTGGTCGCGGGGCTGTCCGACACCATCACCGTATTGGCACGCGGCCAGATCTTGGCCGAGGGCCCCTATTCGGAGGTGTCGGAGAATCCCGAGGTGATCGAAGCCTATATGGGAACCGGCCATGCCTGA
- a CDS encoding ABC transporter substrate-binding protein, with the protein MRRKTCLLATVAALAATPALADMSDGVIKIGVLNDQSALYADMSGQGSVWAARKAIEDFGPTAKGLKVEVVFADHQNKPDVGSNIARQWFDRDGVDLIVDVPNSSVALAVNQITREKNKVFINSGAASSDLTGKACSPNTIHWTYDTWGLANSTGKAVVKTGGSSWYFITADYAFGHALERDTEAVVLANGGKVLGKVRHPLQTQDFSSFLLQAQGSGAKVIGLANAGGDTINSVKQAAEFGITAGGQNLAALLMFVTDVHSLGLKTAQGLVFTEAWYWDLTDDDRAFAKAFAEANGGMHPSMVQAGVYSGVTHYLKAVAALGSDADGAAVVAKMKELPTDDKLFGKGSVRADGRKIHDLYLFEVKTPAESKGAWDYYKLRATIPAAEAFRPLEQGGCPLATRS; encoded by the coding sequence ATGCGCAGGAAGACGTGCCTTTTGGCAACGGTTGCGGCGCTCGCCGCCACGCCCGCCCTCGCCGACATGAGCGACGGCGTGATCAAGATCGGCGTGCTCAACGACCAGTCCGCCCTCTACGCCGACATGTCCGGACAGGGCTCGGTGTGGGCGGCGCGCAAGGCGATCGAAGACTTCGGCCCGACCGCCAAGGGCCTCAAGGTCGAGGTGGTGTTCGCCGATCACCAGAACAAGCCGGACGTCGGCTCCAATATCGCCCGCCAATGGTTCGACCGCGACGGCGTCGACCTGATCGTCGACGTGCCGAACTCCTCGGTGGCGCTCGCGGTCAACCAGATCACCCGCGAGAAGAACAAGGTGTTCATCAATTCGGGCGCGGCGAGCTCCGATCTGACCGGCAAGGCGTGCTCGCCCAACACCATCCATTGGACCTACGACACCTGGGGGCTCGCCAACTCGACCGGCAAGGCGGTGGTGAAGACCGGCGGCTCGTCTTGGTACTTCATCACTGCCGACTACGCCTTCGGCCACGCGCTGGAGCGCGACACCGAGGCGGTGGTGCTCGCCAACGGCGGCAAGGTGCTGGGCAAGGTGCGCCACCCGCTGCAGACCCAGGACTTCTCCTCGTTCCTGCTGCAGGCGCAGGGCTCCGGCGCCAAGGTGATCGGCCTCGCCAATGCCGGCGGCGATACCATCAACTCGGTCAAGCAGGCGGCCGAATTCGGCATCACCGCAGGCGGGCAGAACCTCGCCGCGCTGTTGATGTTCGTCACCGACGTCCATTCGCTCGGGCTCAAGACCGCGCAGGGGCTGGTGTTCACCGAGGCGTGGTACTGGGACCTCACCGACGACGATCGCGCCTTCGCCAAGGCGTTCGCCGAGGCAAACGGCGGCATGCATCCCAGCATGGTGCAGGCCGGCGTCTATTCGGGGGTGACGCATTATCTGAAGGCGGTCGCCGCGCTCGGCAGCGACGCCGACGGCGCCGCGGTGGTCGCCAAGATGAAGGAGCTGCCGACCGACGACAAGCTGTTCGGCAAGGGCTCGGTTCGCGCCGACGGCCGCAAGATCCACGACCTTTATCTGTTCGAGGTCAAGACGCCGGCCGAATCGAAGGGCGCGTGGGATTACTACAAGCTGCGCGCCACCATCCCGGCCGCGGAGGCGTTCCGCCCGCTGGAGCAGGGCGGCTGCCCGCTGGCCACCCGCAGCTAG
- the cydB gene encoding cytochrome d ubiquinol oxidase subunit II, with product MEPYLPVIWAGVIVVAVAMYVILDGFDLGIALLFPTTSDEAERDQMMNSVAPFWDGNETWLVLGGGGLWVAFPLAYSIIMPAFYLPVIAMLLGLVFRGVAFEFRWVAKPSHLPWDIAFFAGSLVAAFCQGVILGGLVEGVAVANGAFAGGPFDWASPFALMCGCAVTTGYALLGATFLVMKTEGRIADHARQIAKRLIIAVLVFMAAVSLWTALSSERIAERWFSLPNLVWLAPVPLVTALVGFGVWRSLERGGEMAPFAGTIALFLLGLLGLAISSYPFIVPPSVTLYDAAAVPASQMFSLIGAMITLPMVLAYTVFVYWTFRGKMRPGQGYH from the coding sequence ATGGAACCTTATCTGCCGGTGATCTGGGCGGGCGTGATCGTGGTCGCGGTGGCGATGTACGTCATCCTCGACGGCTTCGACCTCGGCATCGCCCTGTTGTTCCCCACCACCAGCGACGAGGCCGAACGCGACCAGATGATGAACTCGGTCGCGCCGTTCTGGGACGGCAACGAGACCTGGCTGGTGCTCGGCGGCGGCGGGCTGTGGGTGGCGTTTCCGCTGGCCTATTCCATCATCATGCCGGCGTTCTATCTGCCGGTGATCGCGATGCTGCTCGGCCTGGTGTTCCGCGGCGTCGCCTTCGAATTCCGCTGGGTGGCCAAGCCCAGCCATCTGCCGTGGGACATCGCCTTCTTCGCCGGCTCGCTGGTGGCGGCGTTCTGCCAGGGCGTCATCCTCGGCGGGCTGGTCGAGGGGGTGGCGGTGGCGAACGGCGCGTTCGCCGGCGGCCCGTTCGACTGGGCGAGCCCGTTCGCGCTGATGTGCGGCTGCGCGGTCACCACCGGCTACGCGCTGCTCGGCGCCACCTTCCTGGTGATGAAGACCGAGGGCCGGATCGCCGACCACGCCCGGCAGATCGCCAAGCGCCTCATCATCGCGGTGCTGGTGTTCATGGCGGCAGTGAGCCTTTGGACCGCGCTGTCGTCGGAGCGCATCGCCGAGCGCTGGTTCAGCCTTCCCAACCTGGTCTGGCTGGCGCCGGTGCCGCTGGTCACCGCGCTGGTCGGGTTCGGCGTGTGGCGCAGCCTGGAAAGAGGCGGCGAGATGGCGCCGTTCGCCGGCACCATCGCGCTGTTCCTGCTCGGCCTGCTCGGCCTTGCGATCTCCAGCTATCCCTTCATCGTGCCGCCGTCGGTGACGCTCTACGACGCCGCAGCCGTGCCGGCCTCGCAGATGTTCTCGCTGATCGGCGCGATGATCACGCTGCCCATGGTGCTGGCCTACACCGTGTTCGTGTACTGGACCTTCCGCGGCAAGATGCGGCCGGGCCAGGGCTATCATTGA
- a CDS encoding cytochrome ubiquinol oxidase subunit I codes for MELDGLLLARVQMALTLAFHILFPAFTIGLSAYIAVLLALWLRTGRDVYESLARFWTKVFAVSFAMGVVSGIVLSYQFGTNWSRFSVAVGNVVAPLIGYEVLTAFFLEATFLGIMLFGWNRVPPRLILVAASLVALGTAISAFWILSANSWMHYPTGHEVRDGIAYPVDWLKVVFSPTFPLRFAHMLTAAYLTTAFVVVATGARHLLAGRHVEAARIMVKMGVGMIAIVAPLQLVIGDHHGLDTAEYQPAKLAAMEGHWDGSKAAPLVLFGIPNAAAERNDYEVAIPNLGGLIIAHEWGGRYPGLKEFEPKDRPPVLMPFFAFRLMVGIGVVMIAAGLVGAWLMARRRLFEARWYLVWQSWMWPSGFLAILAGWTVTEVGRQPWVVTGILRTADATSPVVAESIAGTLAAFFVIYAVVFGIGIFYVNRLLVRGPTPGTTAAAEEPLTNRPIAAALPGGRDAIDAREGQP; via the coding sequence ATGGAACTCGATGGCCTGCTGCTGGCGCGCGTCCAGATGGCGCTCACGCTGGCATTTCACATCCTGTTTCCCGCGTTCACCATCGGACTGTCGGCGTATATCGCCGTGCTGCTGGCGCTATGGCTGCGCACCGGGCGCGATGTCTATGAGAGCCTGGCGCGATTCTGGACCAAGGTGTTCGCGGTGTCGTTCGCCATGGGCGTGGTGTCCGGCATCGTGCTGTCCTACCAGTTCGGCACCAACTGGAGCCGGTTCTCGGTCGCGGTCGGCAACGTGGTGGCGCCGCTGATCGGCTACGAGGTGCTGACCGCGTTCTTCCTGGAGGCGACGTTTCTCGGCATCATGCTGTTCGGCTGGAACCGGGTGCCGCCGCGGCTGATCCTGGTGGCCGCGTCGCTGGTCGCGCTCGGCACCGCGATCTCGGCGTTCTGGATCCTCTCCGCCAACAGCTGGATGCACTACCCGACCGGGCACGAGGTGCGCGATGGCATCGCCTATCCGGTCGATTGGCTGAAGGTGGTGTTCAGCCCCACCTTCCCGCTGCGCTTCGCCCACATGCTCACCGCCGCCTATCTGACCACCGCGTTCGTGGTGGTGGCGACCGGCGCCCGCCATTTGCTGGCCGGCCGCCACGTCGAGGCCGCGCGCATCATGGTCAAGATGGGCGTTGGCATGATCGCGATCGTCGCGCCGCTGCAGCTGGTGATCGGCGACCATCACGGCCTCGACACCGCCGAATATCAGCCGGCCAAGCTCGCCGCCATGGAGGGTCACTGGGACGGCAGCAAGGCCGCACCGTTGGTGCTGTTCGGCATCCCCAACGCGGCGGCCGAGCGCAACGACTATGAGGTGGCGATTCCCAATCTCGGCGGCCTCATCATCGCGCACGAGTGGGGCGGCCGCTATCCCGGCCTCAAGGAGTTCGAACCCAAGGATCGCCCGCCGGTGCTAATGCCGTTCTTCGCATTCCGGCTGATGGTCGGCATCGGCGTGGTGATGATCGCCGCCGGACTGGTCGGCGCCTGGCTGATGGCACGGCGACGGCTGTTCGAGGCGCGCTGGTATCTGGTCTGGCAATCGTGGATGTGGCCGTCCGGCTTCCTCGCCATTCTCGCCGGCTGGACGGTGACGGAGGTCGGCCGCCAGCCCTGGGTGGTGACCGGCATCCTGCGCACCGCCGACGCCACCTCGCCGGTGGTGGCCGAGAGCATCGCCGGCACGCTGGCGGCGTTCTTCGTCATCTACGCCGTGGTGTTCGGCATCGGCATTTTCTACGTCAACCGCCTGCTGGTGCGCGGCCCGACGCCCGGCACCACCGCCGCGGCCGAGGAGCCGCTCACCAACCGTCCGATCGCGGCCGCGCTGCCGGGCGGGCGCGATGCCATCGACGCGCGCGAAGGACAGCCGTGA
- a CDS encoding ABC transporter ATP-binding protein, protein MPDRGTPAPRPLLEVEDLHAYYGESHVLHGMNFTVPEGEVVTLLGRNGAGKTTTMRAIMGMLTSRKGSIRYDGVETAGLPSNKVARLGIALCPEERGIFAGLNVRENLELPPVVKPGGLTLKEVYELFPRLLERRDSQGTKLSGGEQQMLAIARILRTGAKLLLLDEPTEGLAPVIVQQIGALVRTLKRKGFTIVLVEQNFHFASTVADRHYVVEHGRVIDMMLNEDIGASRDKIKSYLGI, encoded by the coding sequence ATGCCTGACCGGGGAACGCCCGCGCCGCGGCCGCTGCTCGAGGTCGAAGATCTCCACGCCTATTACGGCGAATCCCACGTGCTGCACGGCATGAATTTCACCGTGCCGGAGGGCGAGGTGGTGACGTTGCTCGGCCGCAACGGCGCCGGCAAGACCACCACCATGCGCGCCATCATGGGCATGCTGACAAGCCGCAAGGGCTCGATCCGCTACGACGGCGTCGAGACCGCGGGGCTGCCCTCCAACAAGGTGGCTCGGCTCGGCATCGCGCTGTGCCCGGAGGAGCGCGGCATCTTCGCCGGCCTGAACGTGCGTGAGAACCTTGAATTGCCGCCGGTGGTGAAGCCGGGCGGGCTCACCCTCAAAGAGGTCTATGAGCTGTTCCCGCGGCTGCTCGAGCGGCGCGACAGCCAGGGCACCAAGCTGTCCGGCGGCGAGCAGCAGATGCTGGCGATCGCCCGCATCCTGCGCACCGGCGCCAAGCTGCTGCTGCTCGACGAGCCGACCGAGGGCCTCGCGCCGGTGATCGTGCAGCAGATCGGCGCGCTGGTCCGCACCCTCAAGCGCAAGGGCTTCACCATCGTCCTGGTGGAGCAGAACTTCCATTTCGCTTCCACCGTCGCCGACCGCCACTACGTGGTCGAGCACGGCCGGGTGATCGACATGATGCTGAACGAGGACATCGGAGCGAGCCGCGACAAGATCAAATCCTATCTCGGCATCTAA
- a CDS encoding branched-chain amino acid ABC transporter permease, translating into MLVRMDEAADPAKTPADGTATGTAKLPAGRSAAFGWLFAAMMAFGLVAPFVAYPVFVMKVLCFALFAAAFNLLIGYVGLLSFGHAMFFGGAAYACGYAIKTLGLTPELGILAGMAFAGLLGAAVGWLAIRRQGIYFAMVTLALAQMFFFVCLQTPITGGEDGIQAIPRRPLFGLIPTTDDLTLYYIVLALFGAAFLALYRIVHSPFGQVLKAIRENEPRAISLGYRVERYKLLAFVLSAAFAGMAGAMKTVVFQLASLTDVAWQMSGEVVLMTLVGGMGTIFGPVVGAGIIVAMQNYLSGIGEWVLVAQGLVFVLAVLLFRRGIVGEIAALIDRRTRAKAERDNG; encoded by the coding sequence ATGCTGGTCAGGATGGACGAGGCGGCCGACCCGGCGAAAACGCCCGCCGACGGCACCGCGACGGGCACCGCCAAGCTGCCCGCCGGGCGGAGCGCGGCGTTCGGGTGGCTGTTCGCGGCGATGATGGCGTTCGGGCTGGTCGCGCCGTTCGTCGCCTATCCGGTGTTCGTGATGAAGGTTTTGTGCTTTGCGCTGTTCGCGGCAGCCTTCAACCTGCTGATCGGCTATGTCGGCCTGTTGTCGTTCGGCCACGCCATGTTTTTCGGCGGCGCCGCCTATGCCTGCGGCTACGCGATCAAGACGCTGGGGTTGACGCCGGAACTCGGCATTCTCGCCGGCATGGCGTTCGCGGGCCTGCTCGGCGCCGCGGTCGGCTGGCTCGCCATCCGCCGCCAGGGCATCTACTTCGCCATGGTCACACTCGCGCTGGCGCAGATGTTCTTCTTCGTCTGCCTGCAGACGCCGATCACCGGCGGCGAGGACGGCATCCAGGCCATTCCGCGCCGGCCGCTGTTCGGGCTGATCCCGACCACCGACGATTTGACGCTCTACTACATCGTGCTGGCGCTGTTCGGCGCCGCCTTCCTGGCGCTCTATCGCATCGTCCACTCGCCGTTCGGCCAGGTGCTGAAGGCGATCCGCGAGAACGAGCCGCGCGCGATCTCGCTCGGCTACCGCGTCGAGCGCTACAAGCTGCTCGCCTTCGTGCTGTCGGCAGCGTTCGCCGGCATGGCCGGCGCAATGAAGACGGTGGTGTTCCAGCTCGCCTCGCTCACCGACGTCGCCTGGCAGATGTCCGGCGAGGTGGTGCTGATGACGCTGGTCGGCGGCATGGGCACGATATTCGGGCCGGTGGTCGGCGCCGGCATCATCGTGGCGATGCAGAACTACCTGTCGGGCATTGGCGAGTGGGTGCTGGTGGCGCAGGGGCTGGTATTCGTGCTGGCGGTGCTGCTGTTCCGCCGCGGCATCGTCGGCGAGATCGCCGCGCTCATCGACAGGCGCACTCGCGCCAAGGCCGAACGCGACAACGGCTGA
- a CDS encoding NnrS family protein: MTNQSRAETRRAQRAALFTYGFRPFFLFGALWAALAILLWLPQAFGEWSFATVFTPVDWHVHEMLYGYLGAVIAGFLLTAVPNWTGRLPLAGAPLVALVLVWAAGRAAVFASGWLGAAGTAVVDVAFAVLLAAAIAREIVAGRNWRNLKVLLPLVLFIAGNVAFHVEVAASGRAAFGIRIGFAAVVLLVVLIGGRIVPSFTRNWLARRPPGRMPAPFDRFDAVVVTVTALALLGWIMWPEARAVGVALAIAGLAQAARLLRWAGERTAAEPLVLILHLAYAFVPLGFLLIAATALGLGVPASAGLHAFGVGAFGTMTLAVMSRSSLGHTGRALHAGPATVAIYAFVLVAAAARIAAALAPASSAVLLHIAAFAWIAAFAGFALAYGPQLVRPRR; encoded by the coding sequence ATGACCAACCAATCCCGTGCCGAGACGCGGCGCGCCCAGCGCGCGGCCCTGTTCACCTACGGCTTTCGGCCGTTCTTTCTGTTCGGCGCGCTGTGGGCGGCGCTGGCCATCCTGCTGTGGCTGCCGCAGGCGTTCGGCGAATGGTCGTTCGCGACGGTGTTCACCCCGGTCGACTGGCATGTTCACGAGATGCTCTACGGCTATCTCGGCGCGGTGATCGCCGGCTTTCTGCTCACCGCGGTGCCCAACTGGACCGGGCGCCTGCCGCTGGCGGGCGCGCCGCTGGTGGCGCTGGTGCTGGTGTGGGCAGCGGGGCGCGCAGCGGTGTTCGCCTCAGGCTGGCTCGGCGCCGCGGGCACGGCGGTGGTCGACGTTGCCTTCGCCGTGCTGCTGGCCGCCGCGATTGCCCGCGAGATCGTCGCCGGCCGCAACTGGCGGAACCTCAAGGTGCTGCTGCCGCTGGTGCTGTTCATCGCCGGCAATGTCGCGTTCCATGTCGAGGTGGCGGCGAGCGGCCGCGCGGCGTTCGGCATCCGCATCGGCTTTGCCGCAGTGGTGCTGCTGGTGGTGCTGATCGGCGGGCGCATCGTGCCGAGCTTCACCCGCAACTGGCTGGCGCGCCGACCGCCCGGCCGGATGCCGGCGCCGTTCGACCGCTTCGACGCTGTCGTCGTCACCGTCACGGCCCTTGCGCTGCTCGGCTGGATCATGTGGCCGGAGGCTCGCGCGGTGGGCGTGGCGCTGGCCATCGCCGGCCTCGCCCAGGCGGCGCGGCTGTTGCGCTGGGCCGGCGAGCGCACCGCGGCCGAGCCGCTGGTGTTGATCCTCCACCTCGCCTACGCCTTCGTGCCGCTCGGCTTTCTCCTCATCGCCGCCACCGCGCTCGGGCTCGGCGTGCCGGCCTCGGCCGGGCTTCATGCCTTCGGCGTCGGCGCGTTCGGCACCATGACGCTGGCGGTGATGAGCCGCTCCAGCCTCGGCCACACCGGCAGAGCGCTCCATGCAGGTCCGGCCACGGTGGCGATCTACGCCTTCGTGCTGGTTGCCGCGGCCGCACGGATCGCGGCGGCGCTGGCGCCGGCGTCGAGCGCCGTGCTGCTGCACATCGCCGCCTTTGCCTGGATCGCGGCGTTCGCCGGCTTTGCCCTGGCCTATGGCCCGCAATTGGTGCGGCCGAGACGCTGA
- a CDS encoding alpha,alpha-trehalose-phosphate synthase (UDP-forming) produces MSLTVQPAWFRGVTARAAGAIGRLISSVWETSRARRSRPLLYIAVGAVAGAAVLLMVSSLLGAAVETWSRGDVQLRARIVLLSARDQIEQLARDPSPEAATKLQALFTRLITDERLQAVGICDPDGKMRTATDTMPARLLCASIRRSKAETTVPIRIDSQDLLVSAFPLAEGKEGHVVIVHDLTYAKARSDHAQTFIMVTTIIAALLASGAVAVAMLMLVRNWRAALRATLDDLRAGRLEGAGPVTTLPAELREALDQYDLVRRTIDGIHIDWTPDTLQRALGSELPGAEVLVVSNREPYIHNHTDAGITVQLPASGLVSAIEPVIRACGGTWIAHGSGSADRDSVDAADRIAVPPDAPSYTLRRIWLTDEEQDGYYYGFANEGMWPLCHIAFVRPTFREADWRYYREVNQKFADAVVREAKTHDPIVLVQDYHFALLPRMVRKHLPKATIITFWHIPWPNAETFGICPWKEEIIEGLLGSSILGFHTNFHCNNFFETIDRFVESRIDRERRSITLGGQETMVRAYPISIEWPPSALAGQAPVPACRAAVRQRFGLGEGVRVGIGIERFDYTKGILDRLHGVDVLLSRHPEWRGAVTFIQAAAPTRSKIASYRALQDEAVALAEEINNRYRTPDWQPLILSIRHHQPPEVFELFRAADFCVVSSLHDGMNLVAKEFVAARDDERGVLVLSTFAGASRELAEALIVNPYHAHDMAEAIHRALMMPVDEQEARMRQMRALVRTRNVYRWAGQMLLDAAQLRRREGIERLAAANLPAVPRLLGRRLA; encoded by the coding sequence ATGTCGCTCACTGTCCAACCAGCGTGGTTTCGCGGCGTGACCGCTCGCGCGGCCGGTGCGATCGGCCGCCTGATTTCAAGCGTGTGGGAGACATCCCGCGCCCGGCGTTCGCGGCCGCTTCTTTACATCGCCGTCGGCGCGGTTGCCGGCGCCGCGGTGCTGCTGATGGTGTCCTCGCTGCTCGGTGCGGCGGTGGAGACCTGGAGCCGCGGCGACGTGCAGCTGCGGGCGCGAATCGTGCTGCTGTCGGCCAGGGATCAGATCGAGCAGCTGGCGCGCGATCCCTCGCCTGAGGCCGCCACCAAGCTCCAGGCGCTGTTCACCCGCCTGATCACCGACGAACGGCTGCAGGCGGTCGGCATCTGCGACCCCGACGGCAAGATGCGCACCGCGACGGACACCATGCCGGCGCGCCTGTTGTGCGCCTCGATCCGGCGTAGCAAGGCCGAGACCACCGTGCCGATTCGGATCGACAGCCAGGACCTCCTGGTGTCGGCGTTTCCGCTCGCCGAGGGCAAGGAAGGCCACGTCGTGATCGTGCACGATCTGACCTACGCCAAGGCGCGGTCCGATCACGCCCAGACCTTCATCATGGTGACGACCATCATCGCCGCACTGCTGGCAAGCGGCGCGGTGGCGGTGGCAATGCTGATGCTGGTGCGCAACTGGCGCGCCGCGCTGCGCGCCACGCTCGACGATCTGCGCGCCGGGCGGCTCGAAGGGGCGGGCCCGGTCACGACGCTGCCGGCCGAGCTGCGCGAGGCGCTCGACCAGTACGACCTCGTTCGCCGCACCATCGACGGCATCCACATCGACTGGACGCCGGACACGCTGCAGCGCGCGCTCGGCAGCGAGCTGCCGGGGGCCGAGGTGCTGGTGGTGTCGAACCGCGAGCCCTACATCCACAACCACACCGACGCGGGCATCACCGTGCAACTGCCGGCGAGCGGACTGGTGTCGGCGATCGAGCCGGTGATCAGGGCGTGCGGCGGCACCTGGATCGCCCACGGCAGTGGCAGCGCCGACCGCGACAGCGTCGACGCTGCCGATCGCATCGCCGTGCCGCCGGATGCGCCGAGCTACACCCTGCGCCGCATCTGGCTTACCGACGAGGAGCAGGACGGCTATTATTACGGCTTCGCCAACGAGGGCATGTGGCCGCTGTGCCATATCGCCTTCGTGCGGCCGACCTTCCGCGAGGCCGACTGGCGCTATTACCGCGAGGTCAACCAGAAATTCGCCGACGCGGTGGTGCGCGAGGCCAAGACCCACGATCCCATCGTGCTGGTGCAGGACTATCACTTCGCGCTGCTGCCGCGCATGGTGCGCAAGCATCTGCCCAAGGCCACCATCATCACCTTCTGGCACATCCCCTGGCCGAACGCCGAAACCTTCGGCATCTGCCCGTGGAAGGAGGAGATCATCGAAGGCCTGCTCGGCTCCTCGATCCTGGGCTTCCACACCAACTTCCACTGCAACAATTTCTTCGAGACCATCGACCGCTTTGTCGAGAGCCGCATCGACCGCGAGCGGCGCTCCATCACGCTGGGCGGGCAGGAGACCATGGTGCGGGCCTACCCGATCTCGATCGAATGGCCGCCGTCCGCGTTGGCCGGCCAGGCGCCGGTGCCGGCCTGCCGCGCCGCGGTGCGCCAGCGCTTCGGCCTCGGCGAGGGCGTCCGGGTCGGCATCGGCATCGAGCGGTTCGACTACACCAAGGGCATTCTCGACCGCCTGCACGGCGTCGACGTGCTGCTGAGCCGCCATCCGGAGTGGCGGGGCGCGGTGACCTTCATCCAGGCCGCGGCGCCGACCCGAAGCAAGATCGCGTCCTACCGCGCGCTGCAGGACGAGGCGGTGGCGCTGGCCGAGGAGATCAACAACCGCTACCGCACGCCGGACTGGCAGCCGCTCATCCTGTCGATCCGCCACCACCAGCCGCCGGAGGTGTTCGAGCTGTTCCGCGCCGCCGATTTCTGCGTCGTCTCCAGCCTGCACGACGGCATGAATCTGGTGGCCAAGGAGTTCGTCGCCGCCCGCGACGACGAGCGCGGCGTGCTGGTGCTCTCCACCTTCGCCGGCGCCTCGCGCGAGCTGGCCGAGGCGCTGATCGTCAACCCCTACCACGCCCACGACATGGCGGAGGCCATCCACCGCGCGCTGATGATGCCGGTCGACGAGCAGGAGGCCCGCATGCGCCAGATGCGGGCGCTGGTGCGCACCCGCAACGTCTACCGCTGGGCCGGGCAGATGCTGCTCGACGCCGCGCAGCTGCGCCGGCGCGAGGGCATCGAGCGGCTGGCGGCGGCGAACCTGCCCGCGGTGCCGCGGCTGCTCGGCCGGCGGCTGGCGTGA
- a CDS encoding branched-chain amino acid ABC transporter permease, translating into MFELIGVAPSVLFGQMLLGLINGAFYAILSLGLAVIFGLLNVINFTHGAQYMMGAFAAWMLLNLAGVPYWAALVAVPVLVGLTGIAFERLLLSRIYHLDHLYSLLLTFGLALILEGVFRSQFGSGGQPYPNPLPGGQNLGFMFLPNYRAWVVVFSLAVCLATWFMIERTKLGSYLRAATERPDLVQAFGVNVPRMVTLTYGFGVGLAALAGVLAAPIYQVSPLMGSNLIIVVFAVVVIGGMGSILGAIVTGFGLGLVEGLTKVFYPEASNTVIFVIMAIVLLIKPAGLFGTPK; encoded by the coding sequence ATGTTCGAGCTGATCGGCGTGGCGCCGTCGGTGCTGTTCGGCCAGATGCTGCTGGGCCTGATCAATGGCGCGTTCTACGCCATCCTGTCGCTCGGGCTGGCGGTGATTTTCGGCCTGCTCAACGTCATCAACTTCACCCACGGCGCCCAATACATGATGGGCGCGTTCGCCGCCTGGATGCTGCTCAACCTCGCCGGCGTGCCGTATTGGGCGGCGCTGGTGGCGGTGCCGGTGCTGGTCGGCCTCACCGGCATCGCGTTCGAGCGGCTGCTGCTGTCGCGGATCTATCACCTCGACCACCTCTACAGCCTGCTGCTCACCTTCGGCCTCGCCTTGATCCTGGAGGGGGTGTTTCGCAGCCAGTTCGGCTCGGGCGGCCAGCCCTACCCCAACCCGCTGCCGGGCGGGCAGAACCTCGGCTTCATGTTCCTGCCGAACTACCGGGCGTGGGTGGTGGTGTTCTCGCTCGCGGTGTGCCTGGCGACCTGGTTCATGATCGAGCGCACCAAGCTCGGCTCCTATCTGCGCGCCGCCACCGAGCGGCCGGACCTCGTCCAGGCGTTCGGCGTCAACGTGCCACGCATGGTGACGCTGACCTACGGCTTCGGCGTCGGGCTCGCGGCGCTGGCCGGCGTGCTGGCGGCACCGATCTATCAGGTCAGCCCGCTGATGGGCTCGAACCTGATCATCGTGGTGTTCGCGGTGGTGGTGATCGGCGGCATGGGCTCGATCCTGGGCGCGATCGTCACCGGGTTCGGCCTCGGCCTGGTCGAGGGCCTGACCAAGGTGTTCTATCCCGAGGCCTCGAACACGGTGATCTTCGTGATCATGGCCATCGTGCTGCTGATCAAGCCGGCCGGCCTGTTCGGAACGCCGAAATAG